In Pseudothermotoga sp., a genomic segment contains:
- a CDS encoding acetate kinase — MKVLVVNCGSSSVKYQFIDMNGEKVLCKGLAERIGIEGGRLVHRVNADKHVIEKNMKDHEEALKLVLEILVDPEIGVIKSLSEIDAVGHRVVHGGEKFASSVLIDEEVLKVLEENIHLAPLHNPPNILGIKAIQRLLPNVPNVGVFDTAFHQSIPKKAYLYGLPYEFYEKFRIRRYGFHGTSHRYVSKRAAEILGRDYYDFKVITCHLGNGASIAAIRHGKSIDTSMGFTPLEGLVMGTRCGDMDPAIVIYLQQNLGMSVDKVYDLLNKKSGMLGLTNNLSSDMRDIEDAAMAGNEIAQLALDIYVYRIAKYIGAYAAAMNGVDAIVFTAGVGENSPYVREKVCEYLGFLGVKIDRQLNNVKGVERIISTPDSKVAVIIVPTNEELIIARDTKYIVENKVKELKLF; from the coding sequence GTGAAGGTGCTCGTCGTGAACTGCGGGAGTTCTTCAGTTAAATATCAGTTCATCGACATGAACGGTGAAAAAGTTCTGTGCAAAGGTCTTGCCGAGAGGATAGGAATAGAAGGCGGTAGACTGGTGCACCGTGTGAACGCAGATAAACACGTCATCGAGAAGAACATGAAGGACCATGAAGAAGCCCTCAAGTTGGTTCTCGAAATCCTTGTGGATCCAGAAATAGGCGTCATCAAATCTCTTTCTGAGATCGATGCGGTTGGTCACAGGGTCGTACACGGCGGTGAGAAATTTGCAAGTTCTGTTCTCATCGACGAAGAGGTGCTGAAGGTTTTGGAGGAAAATATTCACCTCGCGCCGCTGCACAACCCACCGAACATTCTGGGAATAAAGGCCATCCAGAGGTTGTTACCAAACGTTCCTAACGTCGGCGTTTTCGATACGGCGTTCCACCAGTCCATACCGAAGAAAGCTTATTTGTATGGTTTGCCCTATGAGTTTTATGAAAAGTTCAGGATCAGAAGGTATGGCTTCCACGGAACCAGTCACAGATACGTTTCGAAGAGGGCGGCAGAGATACTCGGAAGAGATTATTACGATTTCAAAGTGATCACGTGTCATCTCGGCAACGGTGCTTCTATAGCCGCGATCAGACACGGAAAGTCCATCGACACTTCCATGGGATTCACACCCCTGGAAGGGTTGGTGATGGGTACCAGGTGTGGCGACATGGATCCAGCGATCGTTATTTATCTGCAACAGAACCTTGGAATGTCTGTCGATAAGGTCTACGATCTTTTGAACAAAAAGAGCGGTATGCTGGGTTTGACGAACAATTTGAGTTCAGACATGAGGGACATCGAGGACGCTGCGATGGCTGGAAACGAAATTGCTCAACTCGCACTCGACATATACGTGTATCGCATCGCGAAATACATTGGTGCTTACGCAGCGGCGATGAACGGAGTGGATGCGATCGTGTTCACAGCGGGCGTTGGTGAGAACTCGCCCTATGTGAGAGAGAAAGTGTGTGAATATCTTGGCTTTCTCGGTGTGAAGATCGACAGACAGTTGAACAACGTGAAGGGCGTTGAGAGGATCATAAGCACACCTGACTCCAAGGTGGCTGTGATCATAGTGCCGACGAACGAAGAACTCATCATCGCCAGAGATACTAAGTACATAGTCGAGAACAAAGTGAAAGAACTCAAGCTCTTTTGA
- a CDS encoding methyltransferase — protein MASSRSFKDDFDPNLLRNVRVPDLGKDHRPTHASTLLAWYARPKDGDLVVELGCGIGIVSAYLAMNHDIVVYSIEKNPLLADAAHETVRLNSLEGRMFVHNVSCEQVRMAFEAEKFDLVICNPPHHLTGVPSPSKLRSESRSSNLKEAETFIEATFYLLRNRGKFVFVLSCEHLMFWTKKFLERKLQPKWLVPVYGEPKRNAVLMIVKGVKNGGIGLKIEPPVVLKRA, from the coding sequence TTGGCTTCGTCGAGATCGTTCAAAGATGATTTCGATCCCAACTTGTTGAGAAATGTACGTGTTCCAGACCTCGGTAAGGATCACCGACCCACGCACGCTTCCACGTTGCTGGCATGGTACGCAAGGCCGAAGGATGGTGATCTAGTAGTCGAATTGGGTTGTGGAATTGGTATCGTCTCAGCTTATCTTGCGATGAATCACGATATCGTGGTTTACTCGATAGAGAAGAATCCACTTTTAGCTGATGCCGCGCACGAAACGGTGAGATTGAATTCTCTTGAGGGCAGAATGTTCGTTCACAACGTATCTTGTGAACAAGTCAGAATGGCTTTCGAGGCTGAAAAATTCGATTTAGTCATCTGTAATCCACCGCATCATTTAACAGGTGTTCCAAGTCCATCAAAGCTCCGTAGCGAGAGCAGATCCTCAAACTTGAAAGAGGCGGAAACGTTCATTGAAGCAACGTTCTATCTTCTAAGAAATAGAGGAAAGTTCGTTTTCGTATTATCTTGTGAACATTTGATGTTTTGGACGAAGAAATTCTTAGAAAGGAAACTGCAACCCAAATGGTTGGTACCAGTTTACGGTGAACCAAAGAGGAACGCCGTTTTGATGATCGTGAAAGGTGTGAAAAATGGGGGCATCGGTTTGAAAATCGAGCCCCCAGTTGTGCTCAAAAGAGCTTGA
- a CDS encoding ABC transporter ATP-binding protein/permease: MLIDFVKKHWFSYLVGILTLIVVDLLQLYIPRFIGRVVDHLRSDNPNIGFVTVAVGWIVGIALAITILRFFWRYFIIGNARRFEYLARKTLFDKLLSLSIGYFDKVRSGDLMAKFTNDLQAVRMALAQGVVMTVDATFMAVMTVLFMGKTVSWKLTWLASIPLPALALVALFFGRIIHRRFMEVQNQFSAVSELTEETISGIRIVKSFAANEKFWEMFKERSWKSYKAGVSLAKVSSVFFPLMTFLAALAHVFALFFGGPMVVKGQVSLGDFIAFNSYLGMLTWPMMALGWVLNMVQSGRASYKRIMQVMQQIPQIKEPGKPVKIDRVESIRFENLTYRYPETEREVLKNVSFSINKGEMIGIVGTVGSGKSTIVKLLTKLYPVERGRIFVNDVDINDITSENIRSLIAFVPQESFLFSDQIKKNIAFAQENIDTERMVECAKLAAIHDEIVRFPESYDTVVGERGVTLSGGQRQRVTIARALYSDKDVLVFDDCLSAVDPETEEKIIDSLRSQFREKTMIVITHRLKVLKDADLIIVLDDGKIVERGSHEELMNLDGLYARMFRRQMIEEELAR; encoded by the coding sequence GTGCTCATTGACTTCGTCAAAAAACATTGGTTCAGTTATCTTGTGGGTATCTTGACGCTCATCGTTGTGGATCTTCTGCAACTTTATATTCCGAGGTTCATCGGACGCGTGGTTGATCACTTGAGATCGGACAATCCAAATATAGGTTTCGTAACAGTCGCTGTCGGATGGATCGTTGGTATAGCTTTAGCTATAACCATTCTGCGCTTCTTTTGGAGATACTTCATCATAGGTAACGCGAGACGGTTTGAATATCTCGCCAGAAAAACGCTCTTCGATAAGCTCCTTTCGCTTTCAATCGGCTATTTCGATAAGGTACGCAGCGGCGATTTGATGGCGAAGTTCACCAACGATTTACAAGCTGTGCGAATGGCGCTCGCTCAAGGTGTCGTCATGACCGTGGATGCCACGTTCATGGCTGTGATGACTGTCCTGTTCATGGGAAAGACCGTGAGCTGGAAGTTGACATGGCTCGCGTCCATACCGTTACCTGCCTTGGCACTGGTGGCACTCTTTTTCGGCCGTATCATCCACAGAAGGTTCATGGAAGTTCAAAACCAATTCTCAGCAGTCAGCGAGTTGACCGAAGAAACGATCTCAGGTATAAGAATAGTGAAAAGCTTTGCTGCAAACGAAAAGTTCTGGGAAATGTTCAAAGAACGTTCCTGGAAGAGCTACAAAGCAGGTGTATCGCTCGCCAAGGTTTCGTCCGTCTTCTTTCCTCTGATGACGTTTCTGGCTGCCTTGGCACACGTTTTCGCCTTGTTCTTCGGTGGACCTATGGTCGTGAAAGGTCAAGTCAGTCTGGGTGACTTCATCGCTTTCAACTCCTATCTAGGTATGCTCACGTGGCCCATGATGGCCCTCGGATGGGTTTTAAACATGGTTCAGAGTGGTAGAGCGTCTTACAAAAGGATCATGCAAGTGATGCAGCAAATACCACAGATAAAAGAACCAGGCAAGCCCGTCAAAATTGACCGTGTTGAATCGATAAGGTTTGAAAATCTCACCTACAGATATCCCGAGACAGAGAGAGAGGTACTCAAAAATGTGAGCTTTTCAATAAATAAAGGCGAAATGATCGGTATAGTTGGAACAGTGGGTAGTGGTAAGTCAACGATAGTGAAGTTACTCACAAAGCTTTACCCCGTTGAGCGTGGTAGGATCTTTGTCAACGATGTGGATATAAACGATATAACTTCCGAAAACATACGCAGCTTGATCGCTTTTGTACCACAAGAATCTTTCCTTTTTTCAGATCAAATAAAAAAGAACATCGCTTTCGCTCAAGAAAACATAGACACGGAAAGAATGGTGGAATGCGCAAAATTGGCTGCGATCCATGACGAGATAGTGAGGTTCCCAGAAAGCTATGACACCGTCGTGGGGGAAAGGGGTGTGACGCTCTCCGGTGGTCAGAGACAGAGAGTCACCATCGCACGCGCCTTGTACAGCGACAAAGACGTGCTCGTTTTCGACGATTGTCTTTCGGCTGTCGATCCTGAGACGGAGGAAAAGATCATAGACTCTCTGAGGAGTCAATTCAGGGAAAAGACGATGATCGTCATAACCCACAGATTGAAAGTACTGAAGGATGCTGATCTGATCATAGTGTTGGACGATGGGAAGATCGTTGAAAGAGGGTCACATGAAGAATTGATGAATCTGGATGGTTTGTACGCGCGCATGTTCAGACGTCAGATGATCGAAGAGGAGCTCGCAAGATGA
- the aspC gene encoding aspartate aminotransferase, with amino-acid sequence MNISERIKNIAGSKTLEINALAQSMKQKGIDVVNLTAGEPDFPTPQPIVEAAIEALKAGLTKYTDSSGIPQLREKIAQYVSEKHGVTCTPEQVVVTNGGKQAIFNCLAALVEENDEVIIIDPCWVSYEPMVQILAGKPVHVKTSFENGFKPSLEQIERAITPNTKVIVLNSPNNPTGTVYDAKLLKQIHALAVERNIFIVSDDVYDCLVYDGEYTSIYSISGGKNVALVNAFSKSHSMTGWRVGYLVAPAEIAKAAAKVQAHTTSNINTIAQYAALKAFEVDTTYMKEKFKQRRDLVCKLLEESGFSFVKPGGAFYVLIDVTEFEKDDVTFCTKLLQQAHVALVPGSAFNAPGFVRLSFATSEEALVEGIKRLKKFVGR; translated from the coding sequence ATGAATATTTCAGAAAGAATCAAAAACATCGCTGGATCGAAAACTTTAGAGATCAACGCGTTGGCACAATCTATGAAGCAAAAGGGAATCGATGTAGTGAACCTCACGGCTGGCGAGCCGGACTTTCCAACACCACAACCCATCGTTGAAGCAGCGATAGAAGCTTTGAAAGCTGGCTTGACCAAGTACACTGATTCTTCTGGAATACCGCAGCTCAGGGAAAAAATAGCACAATACGTATCTGAAAAACACGGTGTCACATGCACGCCAGAGCAAGTAGTGGTGACCAACGGAGGAAAGCAAGCGATCTTCAATTGTCTTGCGGCACTCGTCGAAGAGAACGATGAGGTCATAATCATCGATCCGTGCTGGGTGAGCTATGAACCTATGGTACAAATACTCGCAGGCAAACCAGTGCACGTGAAGACGAGCTTTGAGAATGGTTTCAAACCCTCATTGGAACAAATAGAACGTGCGATCACACCGAACACCAAGGTGATCGTGCTGAACAGCCCAAACAATCCCACCGGTACGGTTTACGATGCGAAACTACTCAAACAAATTCATGCGCTTGCCGTTGAAAGAAACATATTCATCGTGTCCGACGATGTGTACGATTGTCTCGTTTACGATGGTGAGTACACTTCCATATACTCGATCTCCGGGGGAAAAAACGTTGCGCTCGTGAACGCGTTTTCTAAGTCCCATTCCATGACAGGTTGGAGGGTTGGTTATTTGGTCGCACCCGCAGAGATTGCCAAAGCGGCGGCGAAGGTCCAAGCTCACACGACCTCGAACATAAACACCATAGCACAATACGCTGCCCTGAAAGCCTTCGAGGTCGATACAACTTACATGAAAGAAAAATTCAAACAGCGACGCGATCTTGTCTGCAAGCTGTTGGAAGAATCCGGCTTCAGCTTCGTCAAGCCTGGCGGAGCGTTCTATGTACTCATCGATGTGACCGAGTTCGAAAAGGACGACGTGACGTTTTGCACGAAGCTTTTGCAGCAGGCCCACGTGGCGTTGGTGCCAGGCTCTGCATTCAACGCGCCGGGATTTGTGAGATTGTCCTTCGCAACGAGTGAGGAAGCTTTGGTCGAGGGAATAAAGAGGCTGAAAAAATTTGTAGGAAGGTGA
- a CDS encoding SLC45 family MFS transporter, with translation MEKFNYWRIYLLGFGFFGISVLWPLYNAYVPIFLKDFALSSFIIGLIMTIDNIFAILMLPYIGTLSDQTRTKLGRRKPYILFGAPLGALFFALIPFCKDIGSLGLMMFVIILMNFSMALFRSPVIALMPDITPSEKRSQANGIINFMGGFGALLAYFAGKPLYDSNKTYPFLVGALLMLIANLLVILFIEEPAEYRIKGEKMKIAETVREGSKELLENLKEVFVSNEKSLMMMLLSIFFWFVGFNAIETFFTSYAKFHLGISESTGALVLGVFSLSFMIFALPSGFIGARLGRRKTIKLGLSIIVVCLLVVVLLSRLITGKILLNLLYIVFAVSGVGWALVNVNSLPMVVDMTKIEKVGGYTGLYYFFSMAANIVAPPLAGAFIDLTGYRSLFIFSITFLLISYTTVSLVKRGERAEI, from the coding sequence ATGGAGAAGTTCAACTATTGGAGGATCTATTTGCTGGGGTTTGGTTTTTTCGGGATCAGCGTTCTGTGGCCCCTCTACAACGCTTATGTACCAATCTTTCTGAAAGATTTCGCCCTATCATCTTTCATCATCGGTTTGATCATGACCATAGACAACATCTTCGCTATCTTGATGCTTCCTTACATCGGTACACTGAGCGATCAAACGAGGACAAAACTCGGTCGAAGAAAGCCATACATACTTTTCGGAGCACCATTGGGCGCTCTGTTTTTCGCTCTGATCCCATTTTGCAAAGATATCGGTTCTCTTGGTTTGATGATGTTCGTGATCATACTGATGAATTTCTCCATGGCTCTGTTCAGATCACCCGTGATCGCATTGATGCCCGACATAACGCCTTCTGAAAAGAGAAGTCAAGCCAACGGGATCATCAACTTCATGGGTGGTTTTGGAGCTTTACTCGCCTATTTTGCAGGTAAACCTCTCTATGACTCAAATAAAACCTATCCTTTCTTGGTAGGAGCCCTATTGATGTTGATCGCAAATTTGTTGGTGATTCTCTTCATAGAAGAACCCGCAGAGTACAGGATCAAGGGTGAAAAAATGAAGATCGCTGAAACGGTCAGAGAAGGCTCCAAGGAATTGCTGGAAAATCTCAAAGAAGTCTTCGTTTCCAACGAAAAGAGTTTGATGATGATGCTTCTATCCATATTCTTTTGGTTTGTAGGTTTCAACGCGATCGAAACTTTTTTCACAAGTTATGCGAAGTTCCACTTAGGTATCAGTGAAAGTACTGGGGCACTCGTGCTCGGAGTTTTCTCACTCTCTTTCATGATCTTTGCGCTACCCTCAGGATTCATCGGAGCTAGACTTGGAAGGAGAAAGACTATAAAATTGGGACTATCCATCATAGTAGTTTGTTTATTGGTGGTGGTTTTACTCTCTCGTTTAATCACTGGAAAGATTCTGTTGAATTTACTCTATATCGTGTTCGCTGTGAGTGGCGTTGGTTGGGCGCTGGTCAACGTGAATTCGTTACCCATGGTGGTCGACATGACGAAGATCGAAAAAGTGGGAGGTTATACTGGCCTTTACTATTTCTTCTCGATGGCCGCCAACATCGTTGCTCCACCTTTAGCAGGAGCTTTCATCGATCTAACGGGGTATCGTTCTTTGTTCATCTTTTCGATCACTTTCCTGCTCATCTCTTACACGACTGTGAGTCTCGTCAAGAGAGGGGAACGAGCTGAAATTTGA